A region from the Excalfactoria chinensis isolate bCotChi1 chromosome 11, bCotChi1.hap2, whole genome shotgun sequence genome encodes:
- the CCDC61 gene encoding centrosomal protein CCDC61 isoform X2, producing MEEPRYLQANCFFRGKEHSIQLSVSQAVLEVEVEERRSTKRWQGHFDATSVEDLTRKTGNFKQFGIFCSMLEAALMKSSEAVSLELLTYHDLEALRSCKAGVATRVPHSTSPLSSKRYLILIYCVEFDRIHYPLSLAYVGEADVAALRRLVQEQQDELAQLRDELRRAQQEVWRLEDERLQDKAWHQKKQQWMSKELTEVKAAEKMLRVRVKTLTAELAACRKGRSTSATAQGLPRDCPRSNSQESRSSSQGRLPPQSPSPAGSRPPRFNPTAFVRAREQRRQETELRRQKLPRGTLSSGDNCRRRCKRSSSAESFQSRRSALSSGSEADACPQHHRGLGGPSTWSPLSASSCNSTSVASHQDRGHKKRGKENLGTETSATLSEIDARLQALQAYISTLGTHM from the exons ATGGAGGAGCCACGGTACCTGCAAGCCAACTGCTTCTTCCGTGGCAAGGAGCACAGCATCCAGCTGAGTGTGAGCCAAGCAGTGttggaggtggaggtggaggaaCGCCGCAGCACCAAGCGCTGGCAGGGCCACTTTGATGCTACCT CTGTCGAGGACCTGACACGCAAAACGGGCAACTTCAAGCAGTTTGGGATCTTCTGCAGCATGCTTGAAGCAGCACTGATGAAG AGCAGTGAGGCTGTCAGCCTGGAGCTACTCACCTACCATGACCTGGAGGCCCTGCGGAGCTGTAAGGCAGGGGTGGCTACACGTGTTCCCCACTCAACCTCGCCACTTAGCAGCAAGCGGTACCTCATCCTCATCTACTGCGTCGAATTTGACAG GATCCACTACCCGCTGTCATTGGCCTATGTTGGTGAGGCAGACGTTGCTGCACTGCGACGCCtggtgcaggagcagcaggatgaACTGGCACAGCTGCGGGACGA ATTACGGCGGGCACAGCAGGAGGTGTGGAGGCTGGAGGACGAACGGCTGCAGGACAAGGCCTGGCAtcagaagaagcagcagtggATGTCCAAGGAG CTGACAGAGGTGAAGGCGGCTGAAAAGATGCTGCGGGTGCGTGTGAAGACACTGACAGCTGAGCTGGCAGCGTGCAGGAAAGG GCGCAGCACATCAGCCACAGCACAAGGCCTCCCACGGGATTGCCCCCGTTCTAACTCTCAGGAAAGTCGCAGTAGCAGCCAAGGCCGCCTGCCACCACAGTCCCCATCTCCTGCAG GCTCACGGCCACCACGCTTCAACCCCACAGCCTTTGTGAGAGCCCGCGAGCAACGGCGGCAAGAGACAGAGCTCCGAAG GCAGAAGCTGCCGCGTGGGACGTTGTCAAGTGGTGACAACTGTAGGAGGAGGTGCAAGCGCAGCTCTTCAG CTGAAAGTTTCCAGAGCCGGCgctcagcactgagctcaggcAGTGAGGCTGACGCATGTCCCCAGCACCACAG AGGTTTGGGGGGTCCTAGCACCTGGAGTCCACTGAGTGCTTCGTCCTGCAACAGCACTAGTGTG GCATCTCACCAGGATCGGGGCCACAAAAAGCGTGGAAAAG AGAACCTGGGCACAGAAACTTCAGCCACACTGTCTGAAATCGATGCCCGGCTTCAAGCACTGCAGGCATATATCAGCACCCTGGGCACTCACATGTGA
- the CCDC61 gene encoding centrosomal protein CCDC61 isoform X1, protein MEEPRYLQANCFFRGKEHSIQLSVSQAVLEVEVEERRSTKRWQGHFDATSVEDLTRKTGNFKQFGIFCSMLEAALMKSSEAVSLELLTYHDLEALRSCKAGVATRVPHSTSPLSSKRYLILIYCVEFDRIHYPLSLAYVGEADVAALRRLVQEQQDELAQLRDELRRAQQEVWRLEDERLQDKAWHQKKQQWMSKELTEVKAAEKMLRVRVKTLTAELAACRKGRSTSATAQGLPRDCPRSNSQESRSSSQGRLPPQSPSPAGSRPPRFNPTAFVRAREQRRQETELRRQKLPRGTLSSGDNCRRRCKRSSSAESFQSRRSALSSGSEADACPQHHRGLGGPSTWSPLSASSCNSTSVVSGSGGTVMTAESDGDTGRGALGCALPPSSPTGISPGSGPQKAWKREPGHRNFSHTV, encoded by the exons ATGGAGGAGCCACGGTACCTGCAAGCCAACTGCTTCTTCCGTGGCAAGGAGCACAGCATCCAGCTGAGTGTGAGCCAAGCAGTGttggaggtggaggtggaggaaCGCCGCAGCACCAAGCGCTGGCAGGGCCACTTTGATGCTACCT CTGTCGAGGACCTGACACGCAAAACGGGCAACTTCAAGCAGTTTGGGATCTTCTGCAGCATGCTTGAAGCAGCACTGATGAAG AGCAGTGAGGCTGTCAGCCTGGAGCTACTCACCTACCATGACCTGGAGGCCCTGCGGAGCTGTAAGGCAGGGGTGGCTACACGTGTTCCCCACTCAACCTCGCCACTTAGCAGCAAGCGGTACCTCATCCTCATCTACTGCGTCGAATTTGACAG GATCCACTACCCGCTGTCATTGGCCTATGTTGGTGAGGCAGACGTTGCTGCACTGCGACGCCtggtgcaggagcagcaggatgaACTGGCACAGCTGCGGGACGA ATTACGGCGGGCACAGCAGGAGGTGTGGAGGCTGGAGGACGAACGGCTGCAGGACAAGGCCTGGCAtcagaagaagcagcagtggATGTCCAAGGAG CTGACAGAGGTGAAGGCGGCTGAAAAGATGCTGCGGGTGCGTGTGAAGACACTGACAGCTGAGCTGGCAGCGTGCAGGAAAGG GCGCAGCACATCAGCCACAGCACAAGGCCTCCCACGGGATTGCCCCCGTTCTAACTCTCAGGAAAGTCGCAGTAGCAGCCAAGGCCGCCTGCCACCACAGTCCCCATCTCCTGCAG GCTCACGGCCACCACGCTTCAACCCCACAGCCTTTGTGAGAGCCCGCGAGCAACGGCGGCAAGAGACAGAGCTCCGAAG GCAGAAGCTGCCGCGTGGGACGTTGTCAAGTGGTGACAACTGTAGGAGGAGGTGCAAGCGCAGCTCTTCAG CTGAAAGTTTCCAGAGCCGGCgctcagcactgagctcaggcAGTGAGGCTGACGCATGTCCCCAGCACCACAG AGGTTTGGGGGGTCCTAGCACCTGGAGTCCACTGAGTGCTTCGTCCTGCAACAGCACTAGTGTGGTGAGTGGCTCTGGGGGAACAGTGATGACAGCAGAAAGTGATGGTGACACTGGGAGGGGAGCACTGGGTTGTGCATTACCACCTTCTTCGCCTACAGGCATCTCACCAGGATCGGGGCCACAAAAAGCGTGGAAAAG AGAACCTGGGCACAGAAACTTCAGCCACACTGTCTGA